In one Mycobacterium sp. NBC_00419 genomic region, the following are encoded:
- the aceA gene encoding isocitrate lyase ICL2 — translation MSIIEADPVTQSGFDEEVASTQRYFDSPRFEGITRLYTARQVVEQRGTIPVEYSVAREASTAFHARLRELFGQKKSITTFGPYSPGQAVTMKRMGIEGIYLGGWATSAKGSVTEDPGPDLASYPLSQVPDEAAGLVRALLTADRNQHYLRLQMTEEQRAATPAVDYRPFIIADADTGHGGDPHVRNLIRRFVEAGVSGYHIEDQRPGTKKCGHQGGKVLVPSDEQIKRLNTARFQLDIMRVPGIIVARTDAEAANLVESRSDERDQPFLLGATNLKIPPYKACFLAMVRRFYTSGVTELNGHLLYALPEGEYAVADAWLDRHGITAAITEAAAAWQDGRAQFLDPLFDKVESTFVEAWQDDAGLETYGDAVAELLKFRESEGEQLEMSVADWNTFAKTASLYAAREKARTLGVDAAWDCERAKTPEGYYQVRGGIPYAIAKSLAAAPFADLLWMETKTADLADAKQFADAVHAVYPDKMLAYNLSPSFNWDTTGMSDEEMRAFPEEIGKMGFVFNFMTYGGHQIDGVAAEEFATALRQDGMLALARLQRKMRLVESPYRTPQTLVGGPRSDAALAASSGRTATTKAMGAGSTQHQHLVQTEVPKKLLEDWLGLWSEHYDLGEKLRVTLRPRRAGSDVLELGIYGADDGEKLADVVFDPIKDRHGRSILQVRDQNTYAEKLRQKRLMTVIHLWMVHRFKADAVYYVTPTEDNVYQADKMKAHGIFTDVHKDVGEILVADVNQDRIAELLEPDRAALKRLITKAD, via the coding sequence ATGTCCATCATCGAAGCGGACCCAGTGACCCAGTCGGGATTCGACGAGGAGGTCGCCAGCACGCAGCGGTATTTCGACAGCCCGCGGTTCGAGGGCATCACCCGGCTCTACACCGCCCGGCAGGTCGTCGAGCAGCGCGGCACGATCCCGGTCGAATACTCGGTGGCACGCGAGGCGTCCACCGCTTTCCACGCCCGGCTGCGCGAACTGTTCGGCCAGAAGAAGAGCATCACGACCTTCGGCCCGTACTCGCCCGGGCAGGCCGTGACCATGAAGCGCATGGGGATCGAGGGCATCTATCTGGGCGGCTGGGCGACATCAGCCAAGGGCTCGGTCACCGAGGACCCGGGACCCGACCTCGCCAGCTATCCGCTCAGCCAGGTCCCCGACGAGGCGGCCGGCCTGGTGCGCGCGCTGCTGACCGCCGACCGCAATCAGCATTACCTGCGGCTGCAGATGACCGAGGAACAGCGGGCTGCCACGCCTGCGGTCGACTACCGGCCGTTCATCATCGCCGACGCCGACACCGGCCACGGTGGAGATCCGCACGTCCGCAACCTGATCCGCCGCTTCGTCGAGGCCGGGGTGTCCGGGTACCACATCGAAGATCAACGGCCCGGCACCAAGAAGTGCGGCCATCAGGGCGGCAAGGTTCTGGTCCCGTCCGATGAGCAGATCAAGCGCCTCAACACCGCCCGGTTCCAGCTCGACATCATGCGGGTGCCCGGCATCATCGTGGCCCGCACCGACGCCGAGGCGGCCAACCTCGTGGAGAGCCGCTCCGACGAGCGCGACCAGCCGTTCCTGCTCGGCGCCACCAATCTCAAGATCCCGCCCTACAAGGCGTGTTTCCTGGCGATGGTGCGCCGCTTCTACACCTCCGGCGTCACCGAGCTCAACGGCCACCTGCTCTACGCGCTGCCCGAGGGCGAGTATGCCGTCGCCGATGCCTGGCTCGACCGGCACGGCATCACCGCCGCCATCACCGAGGCGGCCGCCGCGTGGCAGGACGGCCGCGCACAGTTCCTCGATCCGCTGTTCGACAAGGTCGAGTCCACGTTCGTCGAAGCCTGGCAGGACGACGCCGGGCTGGAGACCTACGGCGACGCCGTGGCCGAGTTGCTGAAGTTCCGCGAAAGCGAGGGCGAGCAGCTGGAGATGAGCGTGGCGGACTGGAACACCTTCGCCAAGACCGCATCGCTGTACGCCGCGCGGGAGAAGGCCCGCACGCTCGGGGTCGACGCCGCCTGGGACTGCGAGCGCGCCAAGACACCGGAGGGCTACTACCAGGTGCGTGGCGGTATCCCCTACGCGATCGCGAAATCCCTTGCCGCGGCACCGTTTGCGGACCTGCTGTGGATGGAGACCAAGACCGCCGACCTTGCCGACGCCAAGCAGTTCGCCGACGCCGTGCATGCCGTCTACCCGGACAAGATGCTGGCCTACAATCTGTCCCCCTCGTTCAACTGGGACACCACCGGGATGAGCGACGAGGAGATGCGGGCCTTCCCCGAGGAAATCGGCAAGATGGGCTTCGTCTTCAACTTCATGACCTACGGCGGTCACCAGATCGACGGTGTCGCGGCCGAGGAGTTCGCCACCGCACTTCGCCAGGACGGCATGCTGGCCCTGGCCCGGCTGCAGCGTAAAATGCGCCTGGTCGAATCTCCTTACCGCACACCGCAGACGCTGGTGGGCGGTCCGCGCAGCGACGCCGCACTCGCCGCGTCGTCGGGTCGCACCGCCACCACCAAGGCGATGGGGGCGGGCTCCACGCAGCACCAGCATCTGGTGCAGACCGAGGTGCCCAAGAAGCTCCTCGAGGACTGGCTGGGACTCTGGAGCGAGCACTACGACCTCGGCGAGAAGCTGCGGGTGACCCTGCGGCCCCGCCGCGCGGGTTCCGATGTCCTCGAGTTGGGCATCTACGGCGCCGACGACGGCGAGAAGCTGGCCGACGTGGTCTTCGACCCGATCAAGGACCGGCACGGCCGCAGCATCCTGCAGGTCCGCGACCAGAACACCTACGCCGAGAAGTTGCGGCAAAAGCGGCTGATGACGGTGATCCATCTCTGGATGGTGCACCGGTTCAAGGCCGACGCCGTCTACTACGTCACGCCCACCGAGGACAACGTCTATCAGGCCGACAAGATGAAGGCCCACGGCATCTTCACCGACGTGCACAAGGACGTCGGCGAGATCCTGGTGGCCGACGTCAACCAGGATCGCATCGCCGAGCTGCTCGAGCCCGACCGGGCGGCACTCAAGCGGCTGATCACCAAGGCGGACTGA
- a CDS encoding DUF1295 domain-containing protein has protein sequence MYFAAIMAVSIRVRNQSIVDIFWGPGFVVVAAVSYLASRQAGGDDVRRLVVLVLTAIWGLRLGLHIGVRNIGHGEDPRYVAIMSHRSGSIVGFVARKIYLPQAVILFVVSLPVQFAMYQHAPLGVVGALGITVWLVGFLFEALGDLQLSRFKRDPANAGQIMDRGLWAWTRHPNYFGDVCVWVGLWLLAFGHPGGLLAAVSPLLMGFFLVRVSGKALLEKNMRRSRGPAYDAYVARTSGFFPRPPRRS, from the coding sequence GTGTACTTCGCCGCGATCATGGCCGTGTCGATCAGGGTGCGCAACCAGTCGATCGTCGACATCTTCTGGGGTCCGGGCTTTGTCGTGGTGGCCGCGGTCAGCTACCTGGCCTCCCGGCAGGCCGGCGGCGACGATGTCCGTCGCCTCGTCGTGCTCGTCCTCACGGCGATCTGGGGACTTCGCCTCGGGTTGCACATCGGGGTGCGCAATATCGGCCACGGTGAGGACCCTCGCTACGTCGCCATCATGAGCCATCGGTCCGGGTCGATCGTCGGGTTCGTCGCCCGCAAGATCTACCTCCCGCAAGCCGTGATCCTGTTCGTCGTGTCGCTGCCCGTCCAGTTCGCGATGTATCAACACGCGCCACTGGGAGTCGTTGGTGCGCTGGGTATCACGGTGTGGCTGGTCGGTTTCCTCTTCGAGGCGCTCGGCGATCTTCAGCTGAGCCGATTCAAGAGGGATCCGGCCAACGCCGGGCAGATCATGGACCGCGGTCTGTGGGCGTGGACGCGGCACCCGAACTACTTCGGCGACGTCTGCGTGTGGGTGGGCCTGTGGTTGCTCGCCTTCGGGCATCCGGGCGGCCTGCTCGCCGCGGTCTCCCCGCTGTTGATGGGGTTCTTCCTGGTGCGGGTCAGCGGTAAGGCGCTGCTGGAGAAGAACATGCGCCGAAGCCGCGGACCGGCCTATGACGCGTACGTGGCGCGAACCAGTGGCTTCTTCCCGCGCCCGCCGCGGCGGAGCTGA
- a CDS encoding HNH endonuclease family protein, translating to MTSKRRRRGGFAVLAVLVVAAVLGLVLWDRQQADNRHSGPSPTWTPTTSRSAQPTAPVASADGPTPRFDQARAQLAALPVKGWDRTQDFQRWRFGKAWSDDVDVEFGRNGCNTRDDILRRDLTNLVVRPGTCYAQTGVLRDPYTGATIDFVRGPDTSNTIEIDHVVALADAWYKGARGWDPQRRLDFANDPRNLLAVSPKANFDKAFRDAASWLPPNAAFRCDFVARQVAVKTAYGLWVAAKEKAAMIDVLAHC from the coding sequence GTGACGTCTAAGCGCCGCCGGCGCGGAGGCTTCGCGGTGCTCGCCGTGCTCGTGGTGGCCGCGGTTCTGGGACTGGTGCTCTGGGATCGGCAGCAGGCCGACAACCGCCACTCCGGACCCTCACCGACGTGGACCCCGACGACCTCGCGCAGTGCGCAGCCAACGGCTCCGGTGGCCTCGGCGGACGGTCCCACCCCGCGATTCGACCAGGCCCGCGCCCAACTCGCCGCACTGCCCGTCAAAGGGTGGGACCGCACGCAGGACTTCCAGCGCTGGCGTTTCGGTAAGGCCTGGAGCGACGACGTCGATGTCGAGTTCGGCCGCAACGGGTGCAACACGCGCGATGACATCCTGCGCCGCGACCTGACCAACCTCGTCGTTCGACCCGGCACCTGCTACGCGCAGACCGGCGTCCTGCGCGACCCCTACACCGGTGCCACCATCGACTTCGTCCGCGGCCCCGATACCTCCAACACCATCGAGATCGACCACGTCGTCGCGCTGGCCGACGCCTGGTACAAAGGCGCCCGCGGCTGGGATCCGCAGCGCCGGCTCGACTTCGCCAACGATCCGCGCAATCTTCTCGCGGTGAGCCCGAAGGCCAACTTCGACAAGGCATTTCGCGACGCCGCCTCGTGGCTTCCGCCGAATGCCGCGTTCCGCTGTGATTTCGTCGCCCGCCAGGTCGCCGTCAAGACCGCGTACGGACTGTGGGTGGCGGCCAAGGAGAAGGCGGCCATGATCGACGTGCTGGCCCACTGCTAG
- a CDS encoding TetR/AcrR family transcriptional regulator, which produces MAEADSARRRPNRRGSATRENLLEAALTALASGDPGAVSANRIAKEIGATWGTVQYQFGDTDGFWAAMLRHTAERRANLFTPPDRPASLRERVSRIIDTLYDGLTNRDSRAIENLRAVLPSENTELERLYPQTAAELISWRQSWLETCQKAFADLHVDPQRVREVATLIPGAMRGIASEKQLGTYADLDEARRGLTNAIVAYLDDGRDV; this is translated from the coding sequence GTGGCGGAGGCGGACAGCGCACGGCGGCGGCCGAACCGGCGAGGTTCGGCGACGCGCGAGAACCTGCTCGAGGCGGCCCTGACCGCGCTGGCATCCGGTGACCCCGGTGCGGTGTCGGCCAACCGCATCGCCAAGGAGATCGGCGCGACGTGGGGCACCGTGCAGTACCAGTTCGGCGACACCGACGGGTTCTGGGCTGCCATGCTGCGCCACACCGCCGAGCGGCGCGCGAACCTATTCACGCCGCCGGACCGGCCGGCCAGTCTGCGCGAGCGGGTGTCCCGGATCATCGACACCCTCTATGACGGGCTGACCAACCGTGATTCGCGGGCCATCGAGAATCTTCGCGCCGTATTGCCCAGCGAGAACACCGAACTCGAGCGTCTCTATCCGCAGACCGCGGCGGAGTTGATCTCCTGGCGCCAGAGCTGGCTGGAAACCTGCCAGAAGGCGTTCGCCGATCTTCACGTCGACCCGCAGCGGGTCCGTGAGGTGGCCACCCTGATCCCCGGTGCGATGCGTGGCATCGCCTCCGAGAAACAGCTTGGCACTTATGCCGACCTCGACGAGGCGCGCCGCGGCCTGACAAACGCCATCGTGGCCTACCTCGACGACGGCCGTGACGTCTAA
- a CDS encoding Rieske 2Fe-2S domain-containing protein encodes MPKPALPMKPTGWFQVAWSDEIAVGDVHRMTYFDADLVAWRAESGAVTVMDAYCEHLGAHLGHGGTVVGEVIQCPFHGWQWNSEGRNVCIPYEDRPNRGRRIRTYPVVERNSSIYIWHDTQGREPYFEVADIFADFGDDSTAADYYPQARLFRARLQIHPQYVLENGVDFAHFKYVHQTPIVPLFTRHDFDGPVSYVDFTITFEGDEGQIIDDVNSGVEAINAGLGIAVTKSWGMVDNRTISAITPVDDYTSDIRFMVYIGRVPGEDSAKAERKAGEFAQMVIDQFAADIEIWRHQRYTLRPALATSEYDGFTAFRTWANQFYPETPVQLHSVAAEQL; translated from the coding sequence ATGCCCAAGCCCGCCCTGCCGATGAAGCCCACCGGCTGGTTTCAGGTCGCCTGGTCGGATGAGATCGCTGTCGGCGACGTGCACCGGATGACCTACTTCGACGCCGACTTGGTGGCCTGGCGCGCCGAGTCCGGGGCGGTCACCGTGATGGACGCATACTGCGAGCATCTCGGCGCCCATCTCGGCCACGGCGGCACGGTTGTCGGCGAGGTCATCCAGTGCCCGTTTCACGGCTGGCAGTGGAACAGCGAGGGTCGCAACGTCTGCATCCCCTACGAGGACCGGCCCAACCGCGGTCGGCGCATCCGCACCTACCCCGTCGTCGAGCGCAATTCGTCGATCTACATCTGGCATGACACGCAGGGCCGCGAGCCCTACTTCGAGGTGGCCGACATCTTCGCCGATTTCGGTGACGACAGCACCGCCGCCGACTACTACCCACAGGCGCGACTGTTTCGCGCCCGGCTGCAGATCCACCCGCAGTACGTTCTCGAAAACGGCGTCGACTTCGCGCATTTCAAGTACGTCCACCAGACGCCGATCGTGCCGCTGTTCACCCGGCACGACTTCGACGGGCCGGTGTCCTATGTCGATTTCACGATCACGTTCGAAGGCGACGAGGGCCAGATCATCGACGACGTCAACAGCGGCGTGGAGGCCATCAACGCCGGCCTGGGCATCGCGGTGACCAAGAGCTGGGGCATGGTCGACAACCGCACCATCTCGGCGATCACCCCGGTCGACGACTACACCTCCGACATCCGGTTCATGGTCTACATCGGCCGAGTGCCAGGCGAGGACAGCGCGAAAGCCGAACGCAAGGCCGGCGAATTCGCCCAGATGGTGATCGACCAGTTCGCCGCCGACATCGAGATCTGGCGCCACCAGCGCTACACCCTGCGGCCGGCCCTGGCCACCTCCGAATACGACGGCTTCACCGCGTTCCGTACGTGGGCCAATCAGTTCTATCCCGAGACCCCGGTCCAGCTGCACTCCGTTGCGGCCGAACAACTTTGA
- a CDS encoding NAD(P)H-dependent amine dehydrogenase family protein — protein sequence MTAKKPIRVFQVATGNVGSEMIRRMAHRSDLQLVGLHCYTPDKIGRDAGEIVGLPPIGVIATGSVEEIIAAKPDVLTFHGVFPDEDLYVTVLEAGINIVTTADWITGWHRDRNHPHPSGKLVSQLLQEACEKGGSTFYGTGMNPGVNQILGVVCSSDVAEIENVTTIESVDVSCHHSKDTWIEVGYGQPVDDPSIPAKLEKYTRVFADSVLMMADCFDVQLDEVTFSYELGACTKDVDLGWYQLPKGSLGGNYIKYQGLVDGVPRVETHLEWQMTPHTDPSWDIKGCYITQIKGDPCIYNKHMIFPKPGVDLSDPDSFASIGMTVTGLPALNAIASVVAARPGLITSADLPLRGFAGRFKK from the coding sequence ATGACCGCCAAGAAACCGATCCGGGTGTTCCAGGTGGCGACCGGCAACGTCGGGTCCGAGATGATCAGGCGGATGGCGCACCGATCGGATCTGCAGCTGGTCGGGCTGCATTGTTATACCCCCGACAAGATCGGCCGAGACGCCGGTGAGATCGTCGGCCTGCCGCCGATCGGCGTGATCGCGACGGGTTCGGTCGAGGAGATCATCGCCGCCAAGCCCGACGTGCTCACCTTTCACGGAGTGTTCCCCGACGAGGATCTGTATGTGACGGTGCTCGAGGCCGGGATCAACATCGTCACCACGGCCGACTGGATCACCGGGTGGCACCGGGACCGCAACCACCCGCACCCCTCCGGCAAGCTGGTGAGCCAACTGCTCCAAGAGGCTTGCGAGAAGGGCGGTTCGACGTTCTACGGCACCGGCATGAACCCGGGCGTCAACCAGATTCTCGGGGTGGTCTGCTCGTCGGACGTCGCCGAGATCGAGAACGTCACCACGATCGAGTCGGTCGACGTGTCCTGCCACCACTCCAAGGACACCTGGATCGAGGTTGGATACGGCCAGCCCGTCGACGACCCGAGCATTCCGGCCAAGCTGGAGAAGTACACCCGCGTCTTCGCCGACAGCGTGCTGATGATGGCCGACTGCTTCGACGTCCAACTCGACGAGGTGACCTTCTCCTACGAGCTGGGTGCGTGCACCAAGGACGTCGATCTCGGGTGGTACCAGCTGCCGAAGGGATCGCTGGGCGGCAACTACATCAAGTACCAGGGCCTGGTCGACGGAGTTCCTCGCGTCGAGACGCACCTGGAGTGGCAGATGACCCCGCACACCGATCCCAGCTGGGACATCAAAGGCTGCTACATCACCCAGATCAAGGGCGACCCGTGCATCTACAACAAGCACATGATCTTCCCGAAGCCCGGCGTCGATCTGTCCGATCCGGATTCGTTCGCCTCGATCGGGATGACGGTCACCGGGCTGCCCGCCCTCAATGCCATCGCCTCCGTGGTGGCGGCCCGGCCCGGGCTGATCACGAGTGCGGATCTGCCGTTGCGTGGGTTCGCCGGCCGGTTCAAAAAATAA